From Blattabacterium cuenoti:
ATTAGGAATTTTTTTTGATAATTTTAAACAATTATTAGTATTAACAATAAAATTTCGTAAATTTCTATTATTAATTCCTATTATATTTGATGAATCATCAAATAATTTATCAATTTCTTTTTCACTATGAATTTCTATAATAACTTCTAAATCTAAATTTTTAGCCAAAATAGAAAAATTTTTTATTTCTTTTTTAGAAAGAATTTCTGTTATTAATAAAATAACATCTGCTCCTAAAGATTTAGATTCTATAATTTGATATTCATTAATAATAAAATCTTTTCTTAATAATGGTAAAGAAACTATTGAATGAGTATTTGACAAATATTGATCTTTTCCATCAAAAAAATAATTATCCGTTATAATAGATATTCCACAAGCTCCAGCTTTTTCATAATCTTTAACTACTTTTTGATAAGAAACTGTTGTATTAATTATTCCTACAGAAGGAGATTTACGCTTAAATTCTGCAATAATTCCAGTTTTACTTTTTTTAAGATTTTTAATTAAAGAACGACCTTTTTTTTTAAAAAAAATTCTTTTTTCTAATTTAGAAATAGGAAAATATTCCTTTTTTTTAGAAATTTCTTTTTTTTTTATATAAATAATTTTATCAAGAATATTCATAAACTTAATAAATTTTTTAAAATATTTTTTGCTTTTCCACTTTTTAAAGAATATTTTGCTTTATCATAATTAGTTTCAATGGTATCTGTATTTAATAAACATAAAGCAAATGTAGCATTTATTAATGCTACTTCATTTTGGGCAAAAGTTCCTTCTCCAGATAAAATATTTATTAATATTCGTGTATTTTCTTCTGTATTTTTTCCTCCTTTTAATTCTTTAGGATTAATTTTTTTTTTACCTAATTCTTCTACAGAATAGAATCTTTCTTCTTTTGAAGTATAACATTTTATATCACTCGTTAATGTTATTTCATCATAACCATCTAAACTATGAATAATTGCATAATTTTTATTAGTATTTTGATATATGTAAGAATACATTCTAGCTAA
This genomic window contains:
- the trpC gene encoding indole-3-glycerol phosphate synthase TrpC; the encoded protein is MNILDKIIYIKKKEISKKKEYFPISKLEKRIFFKKKGRSLIKNLKKSKTGIIAEFKRKSPSVGIINTTVSYQKVVKDYEKAGACGISIITDNYFFDGKDQYLSNTHSIVSLPLLRKDFIINEYQIIESKSLGADVILLITEILSKKEIKNFSILAKNLDLEVIIEIHSEKEIDKLFDDSSNIIGINNRNLRNFIVNTNNCLKLSKKIPNHYIKIAESGISNPKKILYLRKKGFKGFLIGTNFMNTKNPGNSCKNMINILKNYNV